From Microbacterium sp. YJN-G, a single genomic window includes:
- a CDS encoding WXG100 family type VII secretion target has translation MADFGASYAEMEQVASSLSQARDDIQGQLDVLKSQVDTLLGEDFKTQHASGKFGEGYEELTTGLKGAVDGINDMSESLLGMMRAIQDLDQQLAGG, from the coding sequence ATGGCCGATTTCGGTGCGTCTTATGCGGAGATGGAGCAGGTGGCGTCGTCGCTGTCGCAGGCTCGTGATGACATTCAGGGTCAGCTCGATGTGCTCAAGAGCCAGGTTGACACGCTGCTGGGTGAGGACTTCAAGACGCAGCACGCGTCGGGCAAGTTCGGTGAGGGTTATGAGGAGCTGACGACGGGTCTGAAGGGTGCCGTGGATGGCATCAACGACATGTCGGAGTCGCTGCTGGGCATGATGCGCGCGATCCAGGACCTGGATCAGCAGCTCGCCGGCGGCTGA